One genomic region from Campylobacter sp. RM5004 encodes:
- the argH gene encoding argininosuccinate lyase has translation MKLWGGRFSKATNTLVENYTATLPLEKRLALIDIKGSIAHAKMLKNQGIINELEANEILKGLELIKDEFLNDTFSFNISDEDIHMAIEKRLKELIGESAGKLHTARSRNDQIAVDEIMQMKEFVLGIRANLKDLMQEILNQAKTNLDLIMPGFTHLQTAQPILYSHWIMAYFWMFKRDFDRFGNLFNSLNECPLGSAALAGTTFNIDRFFTAHELGFAKPSENSIDSVSNRDYMLEFCSVSAICFSHLSRLCEELIIFNSNDYKFIELSDDFCTGSSIMPQKKNPDVCEKMRGKTGRVYGNLMAMLTIMKGLPLAYNTDMSEDKANVFDTQDTLQDSLIIITNLLKNLKPIKENMLKAAKNGYSNATDLADYLAKKGVPFRKAHEITGKLVSYAINKGKMLDDLSLEELRLECDLIDDDIYKAIDLNTCVNLRNSYGGTSKEAVLIQLKNAEDLLKNLN, from the coding sequence ATGAAATTGTGGGGTGGAAGATTTAGCAAAGCTACTAATACTTTAGTAGAAAACTACACAGCAACTTTACCATTAGAAAAAAGACTTGCCTTAATAGATATAAAAGGAAGCATTGCACATGCAAAAATGCTAAAAAATCAAGGCATTATAAATGAGCTTGAAGCTAATGAGATTTTAAAAGGTTTAGAACTTATAAAAGATGAGTTTTTAAACGATACTTTTAGCTTTAATATAAGCGATGAAGATATTCATATGGCTATTGAAAAAAGGCTAAAAGAATTAATAGGAGAAAGTGCAGGCAAGCTGCATACAGCAAGAAGTAGAAACGATCAAATAGCAGTAGATGAGATAATGCAAATGAAGGAATTTGTATTAGGAATTAGAGCTAATCTAAAGGACTTAATGCAAGAGATTTTAAACCAAGCTAAGACAAATTTAGATTTAATTATGCCAGGATTTACTCATCTTCAAACAGCTCAACCGATATTATATTCTCATTGGATTATGGCTTATTTTTGGATGTTTAAAAGAGATTTTGATAGATTTGGCAATCTTTTTAACTCACTTAATGAATGTCCTCTAGGCTCAGCTGCACTTGCAGGAACAACTTTTAATATAGATAGATTTTTTACAGCCCATGAGCTTGGCTTTGCAAAGCCAAGTGAAAATAGCATTGATAGTGTTAGCAATAGAGATTATATGCTTGAGTTTTGTAGCGTGAGTGCGATTTGCTTTAGCCATCTTTCACGCCTTTGTGAAGAATTGATTATATTTAATTCAAATGATTATAAATTTATTGAGCTAAGCGATGATTTTTGCACAGGTTCAAGCATAATGCCACAAAAGAAAAATCCTGATGTATGCGAAAAAATGCGTGGCAAAACGGGTAGGGTATATGGTAATTTAATGGCAATGCTAACTATTATGAAAGGCTTGCCACTTGCATATAATACCGATATGAGCGAAGATAAAGCAAATGTTTTTGATACTCAAGATACTTTGCAAGATAGCTTAATAATCATTACAAATTTACTTAAAAACCTAAAACCTATTAAAGAAAATATGTTAAAAGCTGCAAAAAACGGCTACTCAAATGCTACTGATTTGGCTGATTATTTAGCAAAAAAAGGCGTGCCATTTAGAAAAGCTCATGAAATTACAGGAAAGCTCGTAAGTTATGCAATTAATAAAGGCAAAATGCTAGATGATTTAAGCTTAGAAGAATTAAGGCTTGAATGTGATTTAATTGATGATGATATTTATAAAGCAATTGATTTAAATACTTGCGTAAATCTTCGCAACTCATATGGTGGAACTTCAAAAGAAGCAGTATTAATTCAGCTTAAAAACGCAGAAGATTTGTTAAAGAATTTGAATTAG
- a CDS encoding nucleoside hydrolase, with amino-acid sequence MKIVIDTDIGNGVCGANTDDGLALALALASKKIDLKAITTLSGNVSNHLAYAVARNLISELGVKVPVFLGSSKALLEDEKPWRKRLDESVYNFKLEHLWQDFKPIKTYKNAKHNAVYKLCELARVYKNELIVCAIGPLTNIAQACVLDSNFAKNVKEIVIMGGVFDMSKYPKDTNFGFDPEAARIVLRSGAKITLAPYNITMQTSLQHSDLEEIRAINNKLCDFLYKSIKPWISYAELTRGSIGTWIHDALVIAYLLDSSICKSDEYYVDVETCGEARGKSTRYDKVLNMNIGIDTSKLSLVKVLRDIDNEKLLRLIKATLDEFSN; translated from the coding sequence ATGAAAATTGTAATTGACACCGATATAGGAAATGGAGTTTGCGGGGCTAATACTGATGATGGATTAGCTCTAGCACTTGCACTTGCAAGTAAAAAAATTGATTTAAAAGCGATTACTACATTAAGTGGTAATGTAAGTAATCATCTAGCTTATGCAGTTGCAAGGAATTTGATTTCGGAATTAGGAGTAAAAGTTCCTGTATTTTTAGGCTCAAGCAAGGCTTTATTAGAAGATGAAAAGCCTTGGAGAAAAAGACTTGATGAGAGTGTTTATAATTTTAAATTAGAGCATTTATGGCAAGATTTTAAGCCTATTAAAACTTATAAAAACGCCAAACATAACGCTGTTTATAAATTATGCGAATTAGCAAGAGTTTATAAAAATGAGCTTATTGTTTGTGCCATTGGACCGCTTACAAATATCGCTCAAGCCTGTGTTTTAGATAGTAATTTTGCAAAAAATGTAAAAGAAATTGTAATTATGGGCGGGGTATTTGATATGAGTAAATACCCTAAGGATACTAATTTTGGCTTTGACCCTGAAGCCGCTAGAATAGTCTTAAGAAGTGGGGCAAAAATCACACTAGCACCATACAATATCACAATGCAAACAAGCTTACAGCATAGTGATTTAGAAGAAATTAGAGCAATTAATAATAAATTATGTGATTTTTTATACAAAAGCATAAAACCTTGGATAAGTTATGCAGAGCTTACAAGGGGTAGCATTGGCACTTGGATACATGATGCTTTAGTGATTGCTTATTTGCTAGATTCAAGTATTTGTAAAAGTGATGAGTATTATGTAGATGTGGAAACTTGTGGCGAAGCAAGGGGCAAAAGCACAAGATATGATAAAGTTCTTAATATGAATATAGGTATTGATACTTCTAAATTAAGCCTTGTAAAGGTGTTAAGAGATATTGATAATGAAAAATTACTAAGATTAATAAAGGCAACTTTAGATGAATTTAGCAATTGA
- a CDS encoding MFS transporter yields MNQIQDDILKTSEGKKSFKNAIISCWLGTAMEYADFALYGLAAATVFSEIFYPEQTPIIALMLSFATFGVGFVARPIGALFFGKMGDKYGRKKVMMITIFLMGIATTLIGFIPSYASIGIFAPLLLVVLRFLQGFGAGAELSGGAIMLGEYAPSKNRGLVSSIIALGSNSGTLIASGIWFLLSFMNKEDFLEWGWRLPFIFSFLIALFALYLRRFVGETPVFAKQLELMQNTREENLKSYTEDNKSFWQRTKAFWIMVGLRIGENGPSYLAQGFIVGYVTKVLLLDKQVATTGVLIASILGFLVIPLAGFLSDKFGRRIMYRIFCLLLMIYAIPAFMLLDSKDEIIVISVIVVGMCLASLGIFGVQAAYGVEMFGCKNRYTKMALAKEIGGILSGGTAPMLASFFLSLTGNWHLIAAYFILTAGIGFVTTFFAPETRGRDLNLVEDAI; encoded by the coding sequence ATGAATCAAATTCAAGATGACATTTTAAAAACAAGTGAAGGCAAGAAGTCTTTTAAGAATGCAATAATTAGTTGCTGGTTAGGAACTGCTATGGAGTATGCAGACTTTGCATTATACGGCCTTGCAGCTGCAACTGTTTTTAGTGAGATTTTTTATCCTGAGCAAACGCCTATAATCGCTCTAATGCTAAGCTTTGCAACCTTTGGAGTAGGCTTTGTTGCAAGACCTATTGGAGCATTATTCTTTGGTAAGATGGGTGATAAATATGGTCGTAAAAAAGTTATGATGATAACTATATTCTTAATGGGAATTGCTACAACTTTAATAGGCTTTATTCCATCTTATGCAAGTATTGGTATTTTTGCACCATTATTATTAGTAGTTTTAAGATTCTTACAAGGTTTTGGTGCTGGAGCCGAGCTTAGTGGTGGAGCTATTATGTTAGGCGAATATGCACCTAGTAAAAATCGTGGTTTAGTATCATCAATAATAGCTTTAGGCTCTAATAGTGGGACATTAATTGCTAGTGGGATTTGGTTTTTACTTAGCTTTATGAATAAAGAAGACTTTTTAGAATGGGGCTGGAGATTGCCTTTTATATTTAGCTTTTTAATAGCTTTATTTGCTTTATATTTAAGACGCTTTGTAGGAGAAACTCCTGTATTTGCAAAGCAACTTGAATTAATGCAAAACACAAGAGAAGAAAATCTAAAATCATACACTGAAGACAACAAAAGCTTTTGGCAAAGAACAAAAGCATTTTGGATAATGGTGGGGCTTAGAATTGGAGAAAATGGACCTTCATATTTAGCTCAAGGTTTTATCGTTGGTTATGTAACTAAGGTGCTTTTACTTGATAAACAAGTTGCAACTACTGGGGTATTAATTGCTTCAATTTTAGGCTTTTTAGTAATTCCTTTAGCAGGATTTTTAAGTGATAAATTTGGTCGTCGTATTATGTATAGAATATTTTGTTTATTGCTTATGATTTATGCAATTCCTGCATTTATGTTGCTTGATAGTAAAGATGAAATAATCGTAATTAGCGTAATTGTTGTAGGAATGTGCCTTGCATCACTTGGTATTTTTGGAGTTCAAGCAGCTTATGGAGTTGAGATGTTTGGTTGCAAAAATCGTTATACAAAAATGGCACTAGCAAAAGAAATAGGTGGTATTTTATCAGGTGGAACTGCACCAATGCTCGCTAGTTTTTTCCTAAGTCTTACAGGTAATTGGCACTTAATTGCAGCTTATTTTATATTAACTGCTGGAATTGGATTTGTTACTACATTTTTTGCTCCTGAGACTAGGGGTAGGGATTTAAATTTAGTTGAAGATGCTATATGA
- a CDS encoding inorganic phosphate transporter: MSRENIVITIIFAIVCVSFLFWGYSTTNSYVFFTIAAIFGVFLAFNIGANDVANAFGTSVGAKTLSIKQALIIAAIFEFSGAFFAGAEVTATIRSGIVSVKDNIEPIHFAYVMMSALCAASVWIFIATFKSLPVSSTHSIVGGILGSALALGFISQNNSSEVSWSGIGTIVLSWFVSPVLGGLLSYFVYSLVYKFIVIPTKEKTIALKQIKKDKEEYKKQYIDDFMQSEKSKQYSELYGILLNEKGEYSNRLKEFSKREKAVDVSGFLSKRIPVLAALIAFVISSMLFFKALKNVDTGLSHFSLALIILLITISAYIICVGIINIMKKGEPKKAVNRIFSWFQIFTACTFAFSHGANDISNAVGPFAAILDILHTDKVNPTSAVPTIVMLVFGISLVAGLWFLGKSVIKTVGKNLAKIKPTTGFSAEFASAIVILLATQLGIPISSTHILIGAVLGIGVFNKNANWKMMKPIGLAWVITLPASALMSALFLSLLYYLF, from the coding sequence ATGTCAAGAGAAAACATTGTAATAACGATAATTTTTGCTATCGTTTGTGTTAGCTTTTTGTTTTGGGGCTATTCAACCACTAATTCTTATGTGTTTTTTACAATAGCTGCTATTTTTGGAGTATTTTTAGCTTTTAATATAGGAGCAAACGATGTTGCAAATGCTTTTGGAACTAGCGTTGGAGCAAAAACACTTAGCATTAAACAAGCTTTAATAATAGCTGCGATTTTTGAGTTTAGTGGAGCGTTTTTTGCTGGTGCTGAAGTAACTGCAACTATTAGAAGTGGAATTGTTAGCGTTAAAGATAATATAGAGCCTATTCATTTTGCTTATGTTATGATGAGTGCTTTATGTGCTGCTAGTGTTTGGATATTTATAGCTACATTTAAATCTTTACCTGTTAGCTCAACTCATTCTATCGTAGGTGGTATTTTAGGTTCAGCCTTAGCACTAGGTTTTATTTCACAAAATAATTCAAGTGAAGTTAGCTGGAGTGGAATAGGAACTATTGTTTTAAGCTGGTTTGTTTCTCCTGTTTTAGGCGGACTTTTAAGTTATTTTGTTTATTCTTTAGTTTATAAGTTCATAGTAATTCCAACAAAAGAAAAAACAATAGCTCTAAAGCAAATCAAAAAAGATAAAGAAGAATATAAAAAGCAATATATAGATGATTTTATGCAAAGCGAAAAATCAAAGCAATATAGCGAACTTTACGGCATTTTACTTAACGAAAAGGGCGAATATTCAAATAGATTGAAAGAATTCTCAAAGCGTGAAAAAGCCGTTGATGTTAGTGGATTTTTAAGCAAACGCATACCTGTTTTAGCTGCTTTAATTGCTTTTGTAATCTCATCTATGTTATTTTTTAAAGCTTTAAAAAATGTTGATACAGGACTAAGTCATTTTAGCCTTGCTTTAATAATTTTATTAATTACTATAAGTGCTTATATAATCTGCGTTGGAATTATTAATATTATGAAAAAAGGCGAACCAAAAAAAGCAGTAAATCGTATTTTTTCATGGTTTCAAATCTTTACAGCTTGCACCTTTGCCTTTTCGCACGGAGCAAACGATATTTCAAATGCAGTTGGACCATTTGCAGCGATTTTAGATATTTTACATACCGATAAAGTAAATCCAACTTCAGCAGTGCCAACAATAGTAATGCTTGTATTTGGTATATCATTGGTTGCTGGACTTTGGTTTTTAGGAAAAAGCGTTATTAAAACCGTTGGTAAAAATCTAGCAAAAATAAAGCCAACCACAGGCTTTAGTGCTGAGTTTGCTTCAGCTATTGTAATTTTATTAGCAACTCAACTAGGAATTCCAATTAGCTCAACTCATATTCTAATAGGAGCAGTTTTAGGAATCGGCGTATTTAATAAAAACGCAAATTGGAAAATGATGAAACCAATAGGCTTAGCATGGGTTATTACTTTACCTGCAAGCGCATTGATGTCTGCGTTATTTTTAAGCTTACTTTATTATTTATTTTAG